CATAGcatcaccctagcaaccgtatAGTAACATTCTATAAACCACACACAATCCCTTGGCAGCTGCATAGAACAATTCGAAAAACTACTCAGAACCGcttagcagctgcatagcaacaccctagtaaccgcATAGTAACATCCTATGAACCACTTAGAacccatagcaacaccttagcaacctttGTACAGTAAAGCATTTTTGTAGTTCCATTTAATGCTGAGTGATTTTTAGCATGttactgtgtggttgctatgctgCTGCTAAGGGTTGTGAGTGGTTTATAGAATGttactgtgtggttgctatgcaactgataagaagttctatttttttttagaatgttactatgtggttgctagggtgttgctctGCAGCTGCTAATGTGTTCAGAGTGgcttttaacatgttgctatgagGTTTTTAGAGTCTTAACAACTTCATTGCAACCACTCAGAACTCCTTAGCAGCTGCATAGAAACATCTTAGCAACCTATATGTATTTTTGCAATTTCATTCATTAATGCTGAGTTTTTAGCATCTTGCTATTCAGTTCCTATGCAGATAAATTTTATCTTAGATCACATATACACGTCTCTtttggacacacaaacacacagtgtgtcGCTCGTGTTTGCTGGTAAATTTGCATTAAGGGTGTGAGTTTTAAGGTTGTGGAGCAACAGAAGAGAACTACACACTGGAAAACCACCTCAACTGGTCTGACCAGTGTcgcaaacacaacaaaataatattgcTGAATCCAGGAAAGGACTATTTTAAGACTACAGACCAGGAACTAGTACATCCACAGTTCTTTATACACATTTATTGAATACAATTAAAGTCAAAACAGTGCTTTAAAAATGGACAAcgtgaaaaacaaacacaatcataTCACAGAGTCAACATTGAGTCACGGATCCACAGTTAAATGCTGTGtggaaatgctgtttttaatttcagtataTTGCATATTATTTCTGTGCAAATTACAAACAGTCCTTTATAATATAGATGAGGAGGAAATGCATTCAAATCAAGcatgtaaaaatttaatattcacatataCAGCCACATATAATCTCAAATAATGTCTCCATCAGTCCTGGTTTCTTCTGAATCTTGATGCAGATCGCTCccaaatcaattttattttatcgGAGTCTCTATAGAAGTGGTAAAGCACAGCACTCACTGTGTGTCTCAGTATCTGGGAGGGTTATAAACCGACGGGACAGAAGAATAGGCTGGCTGATAGTTATTGGCAGGCGGGTATCCGTACGCAGGCTGGTATCCATATCCAGGCCTGTAGGAGGAGTTATACGGGGCCGATCCGGCCCGATACAGAACAGCAGCCAAGTCTTCTTTGTCCTGGGTCCGAGGTGCATGTCGACAAAGCAGAATCACCCCGGCAGTAAAGAGCAAAGCCGAAGTGACCCATCCGATGTACAAGGCCTCGCCAAGCTCTCTACGTTGGGCGTCGATTAACAACGGGTTGTAGAAGTCCTGGATGATCACATGAGCCGTCCACGACACGGGAATGATGGTGGTCAAGCAGCCAGCCAAAAATAAACACCCCCCGCTCACCAAAACAATGTGCTTGGTTTTGGGACGGGAGTCTACCAGACGGGTGCAGCGCATGCCTACGGACGACACGATGCAAGCGAAGGCGGTCAAAGCCACGGAGGAGCACATGAGACCCCTGGCAGCCTGGAGGTCGGCCGGGAGGAACAGCAGAGAATCGTAGACTTTGCACTGCATACGGATGTTGGCTTGCC
This portion of the Cyprinus carpio isolate SPL01 chromosome A15, ASM1834038v1, whole genome shotgun sequence genome encodes:
- the LOC109058629 gene encoding claudin-8-like translates to MSYTAGSYAAKPYADKSYADKSYGGSMYTRYPDEKSAKDMYEEQLKQEKRKRRESMCCEVVALIIGFIGLIGVASVTGLPMWKVTAFIQENIIVMETRWEGLWMNCYRQANIRMQCKVYDSLLFLPADLQAARGLMCSSVALTAFACIVSSVGMRCTRLVDSRPKTKHIVLVSGGCLFLAGCLTTIIPVSWTAHVIIQDFYNPLLIDAQRRELGEALYIGWVTSALLFTAGVILLCRHAPRTQDKEDLAAVLYRAGSAPYNSSYRPGYGYQPAYGYPPANNYQPAYSSVPSVYNPPRY